In Helianthus annuus cultivar XRQ/B chromosome 8, HanXRQr2.0-SUNRISE, whole genome shotgun sequence, a single genomic region encodes these proteins:
- the LOC118480902 gene encoding uncharacterized protein LOC118480902 has protein sequence MEDDLIPGDDIHIEPVQQGPRRRQRPPVDTLQGHPYLEFPDGTDAARHCQKLRRMHVGSHASIDWDAMEEIAETPRVRRFIPIDSPWHRLFDLAHTPTYRELLVEFLSSFTFHPPGEPVPLPYPGAPHPPEVSFRLAGVMRSMTLAQFAVHCGLYMQEEIETEIYTTGLVVVEKPTLVGFWQVIAGADHWEHEKSKGRVSFVRDPLYRYLHHLLATSILARGYSREWCTTTDLFFLYCLLYRRPCALAHGLAQYFASGHHRQERGFLYGGAYVTVIARSLGLVPHQDPHLRTPAIMPTRMGMQSLWGMRVIKRFPVGPRFKNREGGVWTEQALPEHFEPVHPPADPADVVPVEDPPEDLDGAAEPQPPPPAGAPQFPRHVIRGRAPGAALHPDVRARLDRLDDLVGWLVRAEQDRREREGLPPIPLPPVRAPHQEHQPQQQHQDSDSDLDA, from the exons ATGGAGGACGATCTGATACCGGGCGATGACATTCACATAGAGCCGGTTCAGCAGGGTCCACGACGGAGACAGCGACCGCCTGTGGATACGCTGCAGGGGCATCCATATCTTGAGTTTCCCGACGGCACTGACGCCGCCCGTCATTGCCAGAAGCTTAGGAGGATGCACGTTGGATCGCATGCATCGATCGACTGGGATGCGATGGAGGAGATTGCTGAGACGCCGAGAGTGCGTCGGTTTATACCTATCGATTCGCCGTGGCATCGTCTTTTTGATTTGGCGCACACGCCGACCTACAGGGAGCTGCTGGTCGAGTTCCTTTCGTCATTCACATTTCACCCTCCTGGGGAGCCAGTGCCGCTTCCGTACCCAGGTGCTCCCCATCCGCCTGAGGTTTCTTTCAGGCTTGCTGGCGTTATGCGTTCGATGACGCTAGCACAGTTTGCGGTGCATTGTGGTTTATACATGCAGGAGGAGATCGAGACTGAGATTTACACAACGGGGCTAGTGGTGGTTGAAAAACCCACTCTTGTAGGGTTTTGGCAGGTGATTGCGGGGGCGGATCATTGGGAGCACGAAAAGTCGAAGGGGAGGGTGTCGTTTGTTAGGGACCCACTATACAG GTATCTGCACCATTTGCTCGCCACTTCTATTTTAGCGCGCGGCTACAGCCGTGAGTGGTGTACGACCACAGATCTTTTTTTCCTTTACTGTTTGTTGTATAGGAGGCCGTGCGCGCTAGCACACGGTCTAGCCCAGTACTTCGCCTCCGGCCATCACCGGCAGGAGCGCGGATTTTTGTATGGCGGGGCGTACGTGACCGTCATTGCCCGTTCATTGGGCCTCGTACCACACCAGGACCCACATCTACGGACGCCGGCCATCATGCCGACGCGGATGGGTATGCAGTCGCTATGGGGGATGAGGGTTATCAAGAGGTTCCCCGTTGGCCCGCGGTTTAAAAACCGCGAAGGGGGCGTATGGACAGAGCAGGCCTTACCAGAGCATTTCGAGCCCGTTCATCCTCCTGCAGATCCTGCTGATGTAGTGCCCGTGGAGGACCCTCCGGAGGATCTAGACGGTGCAGCGGAGCCACAGCCACCGCCACCTGCCGGGGCACCTCAGTTTCCACGTCACGTTATTCGAGGTCGTGCCCCAGGAGCTGCGCTACATCCGGATGTACGAGCCAGGCTTGACAGGCTCGACGATTTGGTAGGTTGGCTGGTACGGGCGGAGCAggatagacgagagagagagggattacccccgataccgcttccaccggttcgagcaccacatcaggagcaccagccgcagcagcagcatcaggattcagattcggatttggatgcatag
- the LOC110873457 gene encoding uncharacterized protein LOC110873457, translated as MEDDLIPGDDIHIEPVQQGPRRRQRPPVDTLQGHPYLEFPDGTDAARHCQKLRRMHVGSHASIDWDAMEEIAETPRVRRFIPIDSPWHRLFDLAHTPTYRELLVEFLSSFTFHPPGEPVPLPYPGAPHPPEVSFRLAGVMRSMTLAQFAVHCGLYMQEEIETEIYTAGLVVVEKPTLVGFWQVIAGADHWEHEKSKGRVSFVRDPLYRYLHHLLATSISARGYSREWCTTTDLFSFTVCCIGGRAR; from the exons ATGGAGGACGATCTGATACCGGGCGATGACATTCACATAGAGCCGGTTCAGCAGGGTCCACGACGGAGACAGCGACCGCCTGTGGATACGCTGCAGGGGCATCCATATCTTGAGTTTCCCGACGGCACTGACGCCGCCCGTCATTGCCAGAAGCTTAGGAGGATGCACGTTGGATCGCATGCATCGATCGACTGGGATGCGATGGAGGAGATTGCTGAGACGCCGAGAGTGCGTCGGTTTATACCTATCGATTCGCCGTGGCATCGTCTTTTTGATTTGGCGCACACGCCGACCTACAGGGAGCTGCTGGTCGAGTTCCTTTCGTCATTCACATTTCACCCTCCTGGGGAGCCAGTGCCGCTTCCGTACCCAGGTGCTCCCCATCCGCCTGAGGTTTCTTTCAGGCTTGCTGGCGTTATGCGTTCGATGACGCTAGCACAGTTTGCGGTGCATTGTGGTTTATACATGCAGGAGGAGATCGAGACTGAGATTTACACAGCGGGGCTAGTGGTGGTTGAAAAACCCACTCTTGTAGGGTTTTGGCAGGTGATTGCGGGGGCGGATCATTGGGAGCACGAAAAGTCGAAGGGGAGGGTGTCGTTTGTTAGGGACCCACTATACAG GTATCTGCACCATTTGCTCGCCACTTCTATTTCAGCGCGCGGCTACAGCCGTGAGTGGTGTACGACCACAGATCTTTTTTCCTTTACTGTTTGTTGTATAGGAGGCCGTGCGCGCTAG
- the LOC110873458 gene encoding uncharacterized protein LOC110873458, producing the protein MFVFAWTDKRRNFGNRTTNRVESQHANLKRYVEDRSSLDRIVGCVRDIVETQFGEIRKTFRESIEKTMKHHKHPMFQHLLGKVSHKALDLLHGEAIRKLDVLERFNSSCGCQMWHSCGLPCACRIEKYMREERPIQLEDIDVFWRKLNFQSCKLIDDSLDVVEELDVVRQQLQSHPPAQQKSLLSKIKAVLTPTKSTKKPPVVQQNTRGRPTTKQVQERLDEASRIDEELRRSSFGDANTCFEGSRQSKYDKPRHSSYVPSQASQQSVIRSQKPKATLSRSTSSKKKETRDDHGFPLIIGDEYVGIIERFKSDIPPVFHPYVSCIRDVMPDGHCGFRSVAVGLGMDQSSWGLIRRDLVQEMDQNESIWFPIFEAWADGYFYTHRQGLIWDSVAGCGENHWMDFPFAGLLIARTYGIGVHLLTTTMGASSTYFPILSPPANQQPLFITLTHVNENHFIHVKLEGDYPMPPAHGLWLTHRRPHTEQWEDMYLPRLEWYTSIMNPRPRSNPSLNYIDSYTEE; encoded by the exons atgtttgtctttgcgtggactgataagaggcgcaactttggtaatcgtactacaaacagagttgagagccaacaTGCCAACTTAAAGAGATACGTCGAAGATAGGAGCTCGCTGGACCGTATAGTTGGTTGTGTCCGGGATATAGTTGAGACACAGTTCGGTGAAATAAGGAAGACTTTTCGAGAAAGCATCGAAAAAACAATGAAACACCACAAACACCCAATGTTTCAACACCTACTTGGAAAAGTATCCCACAAAGCCCTTGACTTGTTGCATGGAGAGGCAATTAGGAAGCTAGATGTCTTGGAGCGCTTTAattcatcatgtggttgccaaATGTGGCACAGCTGTGGGTTGCCCTGTGCTTGTAGGATAGAAAAGTACATGCGTGAAG AGCGTCCGATTCAACTCGAAGACATAGACGTCTTCTGGCGGAAACTTAACttccaaagttgtaaattgatagACGACTCCCTTGACGTGGTCGAAGAGCTAGATGTTGTTAGACAACAATTACAGTCGCACCCCCCAGCTCAGCAAAAAAGCCTGCTTTCAAAGATTAAAGCGGTGTTGACTCCAACGAAATCTACCAAGAAACCACCGGTTGTCCAACAAAATACTCGTGGCCGACCAACAACAAAGCAGGTACAAGAAAGGTTGGACGAGGCCTCTCGTATAGATGAAGAATTGAGGAGAAGCTCCTTCGGTGATGCAAACACGTGCTTTGAAGGTTCACGACAAAGTAAGTACGATAAACCTCGCCACAGCTCGTACGTTCCGTCTCAGGCCTCACAACAGTCGGttataaggtcccaaaaacccaaaGCGACCCTAAGCCGTTCAACGAgttctaagaagaaagagacacgAGATGATCACGGTTTTCCTTTAATCATTGGGGACGAGTACGTGGGAATCATCGAACGGTTTAAGTCTGACATTCCGCCAGTGTTCCATCCGTACGTCTCGTGCATACGAGATGTGATGCCGgacggtcattgtgggtttcgGTCTGTGGCTGTGGGCTTAGGGATGGATCAGAGTTCATGGGGGCTTATTAGGAGGGACCTTGTCCAAGAAATGGATCAGAACGAATCGATCTGGTTCCCAATATTTGAAGCATGGGCTGATGGTTATTTTTACACGCATCGTCAGGGCCTAATTTGGGATTCAGTGGCCGGTTGTGGGGAGAATCACTGGATGGACTTCCCCTTTGCAGGACTTCTTATTGCACGAACGTACGGTATCGGGGTGCACCTGTTAACGACAACCATGGGTGCGAGTTCCACTTACTTCCCAATACTAAGTCCTCCGGCTAATCAACAACCATTATTCATAACGCTTACACATGTTAACGAGAACCACTTCATACATGTTAAGCTGGAAGGGGATTATCCTATGCCACCAGCACACGGGCTATGGTTGACCCACCGAAGACCCCATACAGAACAATGGGAAGATATGTACTTGCCACGTCTAGAATGGTATACATCGATAATGAATCCTCGGCCAAGATCAAACCCCAGTCTTAATTACATAGATAGTTACACGgaagaatga